One window from the genome of Coturnix japonica isolate 7356 chromosome 21, Coturnix japonica 2.1, whole genome shotgun sequence encodes:
- the TTC34 gene encoding tetratricopeptide repeat protein 34 isoform X2: protein MSPQGLAVLLCREGDQHLAQQELPTATAFYVAAFSCSAPTALQKVNSLENGLWERVIATLEMWCRGKSQIPKIQSRNVAIASLRVEIAAVFLSTLSPDNVLSSIYKLEALLRRGCSEEVVSKCNVLLKAHPEYSVELLLLRALAWVLSGTQIRKGVADYIQVFVRHQAEAVAYVCTRQKEHLPQIIQAFSNFLSTYQKESPDGSSLDHWLGNCYAFLSAVAPGDVWVCRAQAAYLFKKSKFEECVAVCSKALKGLSVDNSLRDEKMLGLLLERAAAYFFLGGRMQEMMQDLAEAFAATPDLAMKHFEELFSPPDTERIEEQARTVLEVKFAAYREAVRARTELRSNRCSELLPSVIQTVLFLLRISPGSKRELSVRLADCHLLHGHIGAALEICDQLLAAEQKTYHNTLLALRGFCALHSHDHQQALQDFQKVIEHDSPHPNSCIKALCGRGLIRISGGSHYLTALDYITACQLKLEETIFTIKAYVPWNQRGLLLKVLQEEGQKMLQKKRDALGVYQLASLLMELDPSDEASRILCADALYQMGWVEEAHKLLSLALSRNPQRSPILARLALLQLKKGFMYDGNQLLKKVIRIGDTSCLLPIMDIFKDEDRKLMQTHCRSKALSILKNKQEDADIKEAIAYLSFAIIASGGYAEDCLLIRAQCYGHLGQKKTAIFDFNAVLKEDPGNVHALSGRGLIYLALKQQKEAVQDLTLALKAEAGMVIPAILSLKHEAQELVAQWLLQHSRTVLAELIATKDFSKEERTLRDLLVIAGALIKIRKEGQYHIFYTDVLIANGRYEEALVHLQEVFGHSLADELASARLAVLQLKKRNVPAAAQSFSILAKKDERELEFLLNFVDAKQQQHLSQVQSFFDVFEGKINGKKNQAVEMFIVLSSKEALRKTSSSEEWEIKWVLPPSSLQPI from the exons ATGTCACCGCAGGGGCTCGccgtgctgctgtgcagagaaggGGACCAGCACCTCgcccagcaggagctgcccacagccacagctttcTACGTGgctgccttcagctgcagtgCCCCCACAGCCCTACAGAAAGTGAACTCGTTGGAGAACGGGCTCTGGGAGAGAGTGATTGCCACCCTGGAGATGTGGTGCAGGGGTAAGAGCCAGATTCCCAAGATCCAGAGCAGGAACGTGGCCATTGCGTCGCTCAGAGTGGAAATAGCCGCTGTCTTTCTCTCCACCCTAAGTCCTGACAACGTGCTGTCCTCAATATATAAACTGGAGGCCCTGCTCAGGAGGGGATGCTCAGAGGAGGTGGTGAGCAAATGCAACGTTCTGCTCAAGGCTCACCCAGAATATTCAgtagaactgctgctgctgagggcgTTGGCATGGGTGCTGTCAGGGACGCAGATAAGGAAGGGAGTTGCAGACTACATCCAAGTGTTTGTGAGGCATCAGGCTGAGGCGGTGGCCTATGTGTGTACCAGGCAAAAAGAACACCTGCCACAGATCATCCAGGCCTTCTCTAATTTTCTCTCAACGTATCAGAAAGAAAGCCCAGATGGCAGTTCCTTGGACCACTGGCTGGGTAATTGCTACGCCTTCTTGTCTGCAGTGGCACCAGGTGACGTCTGGGTTTGCAGAGCGCAGGCAGCTTACctcttcaagaaaagcaaatttgaGGAGTGCGTGGCAGTTTGTAGCAAGGCCTTGAAGGGACTGTCAGTAGATAACAGCCTCAGAGATGAGAAAATGCTGGGTCTGCTCTTGGAACGGGCTGCTGCTTATTTCTTCTTGGGTGGCCGGATGCAGGAAATGATGCAGGATTTAGCAGAAGCCTTTGCAGCAACTCCTGACCTGGCAATGAAGCACTTTGAAGAGCTTTTCTCACCACCTGACACTGAGAGGATAGAAGAACAGGCTAGAACTGTCCTGGAAGTGAAGTTTGCAGCATACAGGGAGGCTGTGCGTGCTCGGACCGAACTCAGAAGCAATCGTTGTAGTGAACTGCTCCCTTCTGTAATCCAAACAGTCCTTTTCCTCCTGCGTATCTCCCCGGGGTCCAAACGTGAGCTCAGTGTCCGGCTGGCTGACTGCCATCTCCTGCATGGACACATCGGAGCTGCCTTGGAAATCTGTGAccagctcctggcagcagagcagaaaacttATCACAATACTCTCCTGGCACTGCGAGGATTCTGTGCCCTCCATTCTCATGATCATCAACAAGCCCTGCAGGACTTTCAAAAGGTCATTGAGCACGATTCCCCACATCCTAACAGCTGTATTAAAGCCTTATGTGGGCGTGGGCTTATCCGGATTTCTGGTGGCAGCCATTACTTGACAGCCCTGGATTACATCACAGCTTGCCAGTTAAAGCTAGAAGAAACCATCTTCACCATCAAGGCCTATGTGCCATGGAACCAAAGAGGATTGCTGCTAAAGGTTCTGCAGGAAGAGGGACAGAAGATGCTCCAGAAGAAGAG GGATGCCCTCGGTGTTTACCAGCTGGCTTCTCTCTTGATGGAACTGGACCCTTCTGATGAAGCATCACGGATCCTTTGTGCCGATGCTCTGTACCAGATGGGCTGGGTAGAAGAAGCTCACAAGCTGCTCTCATTAGCACTCTCCAGAAATCCACAGAGATCTCCCATCCTGGCTCGACTCGCACTTCTGCAATTAAAGAAAGGTTTCATGTATGATGGCAATCAG CTGCTAAAGAAAGTGATCAGAATTGGGGATACCTCCTGCCTCCTGCCAATCATGGACATTTTCAAGGATGAAGACAGGAAGCTGATGCAAACTCACTGCCGTTCCAAAGCGCTGAGCATCCTGAAGAACAAACAGGAAGATGCTGACATAAAAGAGGCCATTGCCTATCTTTCTTTTGCCATCATTGCTTCAG gtGGCTATGCTGAAGATTGCCTCCTCATCAGGGCTCAATGTTATGGGCACCTCGGTCAGAAGAAAACTGCTATTTTTGATTTTAATGCTGTCTTAAAGGAGGACCCTGGCAATGTGCATGCTCTCAGTGGGCGAGGATTAATTTACCTTGCTCTAAAGCAGCAAAAG GAGGCAGTGCAAGATTTGACCTTGGCGCTGAAGGCAGAGGCAGGAATGGTCATCCCAGCAATCCTCTCTTTAAAGCACGAAGCCCAAGAGCTGGTCGCTCAGTGgctccttcagcacagcaggactGTGTTAGCTGAGCTCATTGCTACCAAAGacttttcaaaggaagaaagaacccTCCGAGACCTTCTTGTGATTGCAGGAGCATTAATAAAAATTCGCAAGGAAGGACAGTACCACATCTTCTATACGGATGTTTTGATTGCAAATG GAAGGTATGAAGAGGCCCTTGTTCACCTCCAGGAGGTGTTTGGCCATTCCCTCGCTGATGAACTTGCTAGTGCAAGACTGGCTGTGTTGCAGCTGAAGAAGAGGAACGTGCCAGCGGCAGCTCAATCATTCAGCATCCTGGCTAAGAAAGATGAAAGGGAGCTGGAGTTTCTCCTGAACTTTGTTGATGCTaaacaacagcagcatctctccCAGGTACAATCCTTTTTTGATGTatttgaggggaaaataaatgggaagaaaaatcagGCTGTGGAGATGTTCATTGTGTTGTCTTCAAAGGAAGCATTGAGGAAGACATCATCATCAGAAGAATGGGAAATAAAGTGGGTTCTTCCTCCATCCTCACTCCAGCCAATCTGA